Within Spinacia oleracea cultivar Varoflay chromosome 4, BTI_SOV_V1, whole genome shotgun sequence, the genomic segment TTTATTGGTCCACCATTATTAAATAAACCGAATCACTCATGACTCGAAATGCTatcaaattaatcaaaatcGAACCCGGTAatatgaaattcaattagtatAGTACCATACCTGTGAAGGTGTGATCTTTGGTTTTGGATGAAGATTAAAACCCCACATAAGAAGAACAAGCAAACTCCCACATCCAAATTGAAAAGCTGTTATGGTTGAAGGAAATGGATAGACCCTAAGAACCTGCTTGTTGTATATATTGAAGTAAATATTCAAGAGATACCAAAGGCAGAACATCCCACCAAGCTGCAAAGGAACAGCCACAATACTTGAATTGGTTTCGTCTCCTTCATCCGCCCTCTCAGGGGTCGAAACTGCTTGGACAACCAATAAATTTCTCGTCCCTTGCTTCATTGGATTGAATCGGGGGAGATGAAAAGAAAGAGAACATGATATCCTGTTACACAAATCTACCCCGTTGGAGTTGATTGAGGTTAGATATATGGATGAGGAGCGAACAATATTGTAGGAATATTTCTGGATACGCCACTGATCACGAGAGCATCCAACATGAAAGATGTCTGTAACTCTGGAGGTCAAACATAATGTTTGTGGATACATACCAAACAAAGGCATTTTAAGGAAATACTAGATATACTTGCTTAGGACTTTTTTTATTGcaacttaccaaaaaaaaatgtcaAGAAACAATGAAATAAATGTTTTAAGTTGAAGAACACTAGTATAAAAGTATTGCATGTTGAATGAGTATGTGGATGATATTTTTGGAATGGGAGCACGTGACCCTCGGCCTCAAATTGTGAGGATGAGAGCTTCAAATAACAATACTGAGATATTAGTGGCTAATGCTCCAAAGAAAAAACCTCAAGGACCACAATTTTGAGTCTCTTATTTGCTAGTTAAGACTTGATTGCAAATCATTTGTAACCTAGTGAAATAGGTGGCCTGCAAAATTCTAGTTGTCAGTAGTCAACGACTCTACTAGGCTCAGTTTGGTTCACCTGATTCGACTGAAATTAATTTAACTGAACTTCTTTTTTCTGACTATACTCCTTACTGGCATGCCCTAATATGCAAATAGTCAAACATAATGGAAGAAAAGAAGAGAGGTTCAAGGTTGATAATAGCTAAACTGAACCCCCATTACCAACCCAGCTTAAATTGAAATATCAAACGAAATAGAGGGTGAATGAGAAAAGGGGCGGGGAAGAAGATTGAAAGGAAAGGAGTACAGAATCATTATCTTTTTTCTATGATTCATTTCAAACTGTTAAGATCACAGCTTCATAGTGAAAGCCGCGTATAATATACATGTAGTCCAACCAACCAACCAAACTAATTTGCATGAGTTAATCTAAAGCTCAGTCACACAAACAGACATGAATAAGATATCACAGTAATTATTCAGTCAAGATAGACTTTAACATCGATGCCATTATCAATGAGAGACTGCACAACAGCTCTAACCTTCCCTTCAAATTTGTCTCTGGCTCTTGGGGTGTAAGAAGCTGTATACACATCTGCTTCTCTCGCCCTGTCAGCCAGAATCCTACCAACAGCCAAACAAGCAGGTATATCACACCTGGACTTTAGAGCAGCTTTAATATCCTTGGAGTTGGTACCAGAAACTGCAACCTGTTTACAAGTCACTCTATGAGTGAGCGAAGCCTGAACAAATCGCTTTGAGATAAACACATCCAGGGTAAATGGTTCCATAAACGCTATTGTCCGCTGCTTAAATGATATGTGCTTTTGTGGATTCTTTGATTTCTTCTCCTTCTGGTATGTGTATGGCCGGCTGTTATCATCATCCAGGTAATCTT encodes:
- the LOC110787833 gene encoding uncharacterized protein, which codes for MLRSVFGEFLSKGVHSNGGNKSMHCLYMMTNTVHTGQSHCSPRSFFGVEDYLDDDNSRPYTYQKEKKSKNPQKHISFKQRTIAFMEPFTLDVFISKRFVQASLTHRVTCKQVAVSGTNSKDIKAALKSRCDIPACLAVGRILADRAREADVYTASYTPRARDKFEGKVRAVVQSLIDNGIDVKVYLD